The Brienomyrus brachyistius isolate T26 unplaced genomic scaffold, BBRACH_0.4 scaffold169, whole genome shotgun sequence genomic interval GGACAGCGATATATTATGGGGcagaaattgagttttttcaagggacttCCTTGTGAGTGTTTTAAGAATAATGGGACAGAGGAGGTAGGCATCTCCGGGGGTAACTGTGGAACTGTTTGGGATGTGAAAGGCGACCAAATGCAGAATGGAGAAGTATGGAGCATTCCGctggatgcattagagaaccagagcgtacctctggcagatacgtggtggctgtgtggtcaggagggaggattgaggcctcctctccccaataattgtggaggcctctgcactagggggatgttagctagccaggtggatatttactctgacaaacagccctctaggtcccacaggtttgttacgagctgcgaagatgatcccagtgtgtatatagatgccatatgccagccgaggggcattccagagaaatataaggtgagaagtgagatagctgcagggtttgaatcaatattaatttggcctactgttaacaaaaatgtggaatggataaattatttgtactataatcagcagaggtttaccaactatactcaggaggcactcgcatctctgggggagcagcttcaggccaccagtctgatggcatgacagaacaggatggccctggattggctcctggctgaaaaagggggagtgtgtgtgctgttcggggatcagtgctgtacatttattcccaataatacagccctggatgtttcatttactgagggtatgagaaagttgcaggggttacaggatgagatggcgagaAATTCGGGGCAACATGACGagttgtttgactggtgctataatatgtggggtagttggcagtaagcccttatgaaagcactctgtgtgcgtgctgtgttcattcttgctttgctactaatcttttgttgtgtagttcctcttgttcgctccctagtgggaagagcgctgtctcagcaggcgactatagctgcaatgtttagagtggtgggaggaccgtttggagcggcaacctcctggaccaacacggaaacggatggcgacatagacaccttggatacgctcctgcccatagctgaagttcggccgtaccgcctgtgaatactccatgttggaaacgctgcagcctgcctgccgcccacgacacctgggactttcctgctcatgacagagtgcctgttatagtaatctacagtgttatcagttaacctttcagttatctttgcattagccgtatatgtttatgtaatgagcttgtggtaggtgatgtactcctggtagattatgtattcctgataatatatgcaatgtatcctggggagttcattgctgttggttgattctgagtgttgatagtttgtgagccatgtcagccatggaccccaaaggggggccgcgcctgtggcgggctgggagtggaatttccctagatcttagggttttagccctccctcctaggctggatggacagaattgtgtgtgggactctttagaatcccaaaggggggaaatatatgggatattatttagcactatacaatgtagaatataatcattacggtattattaaaaagcatgccaaatacccatgatgtaatcattacaatgtaatcattataatgtaatcaacacaatgtaatcaattgagtatgtatttgcaccttgtattagcctcaaatgttctgttagctactttatgttagccctgaatgcatgaatatccacctttattagtgttatgccttatcattatgttgaaggacaaatatattatcaaccctctaattagacaatgtgcaacaggttgAAGCTACCAAGGTTTGCTACTCAAGGAAGGTTTTCGCCCGAGTTCCtcaaaagttcacggctgagcatttttaaaaaaccaagtggagatggtcgcaccaccattatgttcggctgagggaccaaacagtaaaagaaatgatggacaaacttatcacctagtggtgtggattgatgtaaaaaacaatgattgtgaatgattgaaggaatgatgatgcttaagtgacgagatattgttaaatgataagaccttgtataaaaattggtgtaaaacagtactggagacAGTTTACGTGTCCGgacttggttgtaacttcattgttgcaataaagactgaatttggatctacaccagcggcttctgacttctgatttagcagggaatgaaaaaccacaaaactaacattttgcctttttccccatctgtaactgttattatgttattatcatttagaactgaatatccatactcccttttaatctcatgcatcttttttatcattccccagactttactaatgtcagtttcccgtcctactgaattacagaaggacctccaaaactccctctttgctcatttaactaccctccttacgttagcctgcaactttttgtactcaatcaaattctgaaagttgtgagtactttttaacattgtaaaagctttgttccaaaacttaactgcagtatcacatttctttgtttactatgagatctttggttagtctgctttgctgcctctagaattactgcatcatggttagatttcttttgtccgacataaagccggccctgcaaaatgtcacctaacgtcaccaagtcacatggtacaaaaacctacaagacgatcgtgacagatcgtgcagcacgtgcagagagcaagaaagatcgtgcagcacctttcagccggcgtaactgtaaatgtcgctactatgtgcccctggcttattttgtaaatgtctcgtaaatgttcttgtttgttttgttaatcttaatggtcactggtcagctattacttctgttgtaatttaaagcttcaataacaaaaataataaaaaaaaactctcagccggctgcacaaactggacctgcctccgtgacacaactttgcccttattggctgaacaattttagtcacacgcatgacgtttgtatctctggaagttccgatgcattatctgctatttctcccgaaaagcctgtaaagaagtaaagtttcaataaatgctgtaatagtacacataagttaatcgtttatttattgttagttactgtaatgttgcgctgctttatgtgtttaatcgtctagtctgtgaagaaggcattcaagtaagaattgcattgtattctgtgcatgacaataaaaactttgaatccttgaaataaatgtatttgatctttttcctggcagctatcttttcactgctagcagtttggatcaggagttggttattgtagaagaggtaatgtgcatgcaggtgatatttgtatagatgtatctacacccttttggaagtgcggccatctcagtcaggtctcgcactagGAGGAGTAGAAGctgtctagtttggctgctgtcagtttatattccactcctgcagccgccggcagatggcactccccctcacgtcagctgcagtcagacctaagccaagtcgaacgcacccaatggctcctccccattcccaattatcaaaaaacccactaattgaatgggtcgcgtaattatcgctatgaattctgggagtctgtgcaacttcaagaccgcagctctcgtgttacttataacaaggaaggaatattattctatgtctttaatggcgaccgaatgattgattgatataatgtagtgtttcattctatatcctgttttgataagatatcgacatttcgtaaacattcgatatacaattaaaccataattggtccgtcttgtttctttgtcacccagaaacttcacaactgtgttgtgagcggattttcagcgcttaaaattttgtggtacttctacgtttctgcgcttttgtaaatgtagatcgtatgttttgtcatttgattaaagcgtttgaagactttgcagcgcgctgacaccaatcggccaccgtagcttagcaaccgaatcataacaattcttattccgtttagagttttcatttgaacatttaaagcagctcagacttgcagtttatcagcaagagagaagacgcgaaagatgtccatcgtgaaaaccaccgtgaatctccagaggattgactggctgctgccgacaggtgcagtcagtgtgcggatcgccccggaatacatccccggtccagttggccgaggtaaggatggcaaaatgatgcccagactaactcagcacttaaagagttaaagtcagaatatgcttgactagtcttcttgaatcttctgttctattatcttgttttagaagtacatgtctaaataataaagtagttcacctttagctttaatatacgggagtctttttgcatgtctactacattatataatgaaatcagtaaaatctgtggctgtgctgtgtttaaacatcagagaaaatcatcatgaagtggtaaagtaacagctgaatatgtcctaatatacggcgtttccccgaaaataagacagggtcttatatTCATTTTTGTTCCAAATGACGCGTATagtataacatgctacagtatatttaccggtattcatgaacaaaaatccacatttattcaaacacagacattatgtcatcttctaacagtatctttccatgtaaacaatttgacggtgaatttattcatgaacaaaattctgctgtatactgcatatgtttattcaaatatagtcgtaatgtcatgttcttctggaacatcattgtaaatctccaagttccaaattccgtcctgaatatctcgcaactcaatttcctgtagaaccagtgtccccaatctctcatgtttagcaataactctgtccttaaatgagcgcctcttgtccatgtagccttctcgtagtataaccgcatctcattctagttaccgtacaatccatgggacaataactagggcttatattacgagcttcttgaaaaatcatgttagggcttatttgcggggaaacgcggtagtaatcagaaaaagcataaatcttagtttggtaccttgagagtgaataaataatgcaacttatggaaagtgtaagatatgtaaaggatttgacttaatagccagttgttgatgccagcatttggattgagtgggctgctatatttgatgcacatgaacctttccagtgttgtttttcgctgttgttctgcatatcagggaatctgtgcacaaactggcttgtttttataggtcaggttcccctgctgaaacgcagacggcccaagtcaagaccagcgcataagtttcccaagcgtgtgtttcctgtatccaataaagacgggggaatttttcttagtgtgcaataccgactgccaagtgtgatatctgtgatggttgtgatgtagtgttgttgtacagtgacataatgtttcatttaaattaaatatgctgtcccctgtctttataatcccaaaggacaaaccagttccagtgatgctggccgtcggaagaagtgccgcaccaggccgccggcagccagctccctgaccacgtctgcctctcctggatctgctgccatcccggtggcaaccagcaggggtcagcagggcacaggccgccgtagaaaaacggcgggaggccggtcagggcgaagaaggaggtatgaccaacagaaggggttagagcctaagcccagctcaccaaccttctcctcctcttcatttttatttccgtcttcagtcccctccccttttgtttcatccccatttctttttatgggctcctctgttttatccccacacttagtcacacctgtaagcccagctccacatccattTTCAGCTCCAGGCAtggttcatctgacccctctgcttcaggctccagcacaggctgtagccgcctcatctcacctggaaaaattctattggttgtataactattatgtaacaaagtactctaaaatgacctatgacgccaagtgctttactgagtactggtgtcaggagttttggaacagacatttaaatgaaattaacttagcgaaacaggggaagaatgaggataatgagggtactcattcaaccaagaggcgtaggattgatgaagatgagttcatctttcctattgatgcactggagcagctaagtaccatgcccagggctcaggagatgggtgtggagatgggctatcagtcagatgcacatagctacatttccctgtagattcagcacataattacacgaGACTTGTCATAcgtacttaggataagataaaattaggatatgttaccatgtagttctatagcataaggtactataggataagcttaagataggataaggttaagattgtatagaataagataaagataggacaagttaagatagtcttaacttgtatgccattttatgttttacaaagacatgataaattaccataagtttaggataagattatatgagataacatagtataagaataagataggattgcatagcataagataagaaagataggataagataacatagaataaaattaagataggataggttacggtaagcttaagattgtataacataggattagattaattataaataaagcagtcctccttagagggggggtggtggagggaatatttaagaaataaaaataggattaattaagataaggttaagataagattgtataacataggattagattaattgtaaataaagcagtcctccttagagggggggtggtggagggaatatttaagaaataaaaataggattaattaacataaggttaagataagattgtataacataggattagattaattgtaaataaagcagtcctcctcagagggggggtggtggagggaatatttaagaaataaaaataggattaattcagaaggttaagataagattgtataacataggattagattaattataaataaagcagtcctccttagagggggggtggtggagggaatatttaagaaataaaaataggattaattcagaaggttaagataagattgtataacataggattagattaattgtaaataaagcagtcctccttagagggggggtggtggagggaatatttaagaaataaaaataggatcagttaacataaggtaaagataagattgtataacataggattagattaattgtaaataaagcagtcctccttagagggggggtggtggagggaatatttaagaaataaaaataggatcagttaacataaggtaaagataagattgtataacataggattagattaattgtaaataaagcagtcctccttagagggggggtggtggagggaatatttaagaaataaaaataggatcagttaacataaggttaagattagattgtataacataggggggcggcatggtggtgcagtggttagcactgctgcctcacacctctgggacccgggttcgagtctccgcctgggtcacatgtgtgtggagtttgcatgttctccccatgttgtcgtggggtttcctccgggtactctggtttccccccacagtccaaaaacatgctgaggctaattggcgtcgctggattgcccataggtgtgcatgtgtgagtgactggtgtgtgagtgtgccctgcgatgggctggccccccatcctgggttgttccctgcctcgtgcccattgcttccgggataggctccggaccccccgcgacccaataggataagcggtttggaaaatggatggatggatggatgtataacatagggctacagtgaagaaatcaaaaatttcaaggcagcatgaaggtaacgcacaatcagggatgtgcaatttctgaggcatgtattcaaaaaaagtattttaattgtgttttatcattcatatttgacttagttcatgaaataaaatgtttttttctacagactttgatcagtgtttttgtattttgtaaaatacgagaaatactgtatgcatggtaatgtcaggtgtgcaaaatgtttgtgctaacaaaggacacagagcccctagaagggcacagagccaggctgagcaccacagcgctatccagcccatggctgccgatggtcacattccaccagaacccccccaacactaactccccagggaacttccaagcagcagagcagattccaacaaccgaggatcaaaggaaaagaaaagatactggcaggaagaagatgatcttgtggccaaaggttaaaaatgtagaagtttggagaacaaatgtgttacaaatgaaatattatttgaaatgtgctacagcttaatcattctatcatacatccatccatccattttccaaaccggagactcgaacctgggtcccagaggtgtgaggcaacagtgctaaccactgcaccaccatgccggcccacaaatttaaacaaattcattttaaataactttaatctcagagccaattgccatgtgcccacaaatatttcaattattattgtttatgattataaatgccgaatacattcctggagccttcgatttagcatacacagtgccctctacaggattctatcgaaacagcatctctcaacctcgttcacaagatttgtctttttcacaaaacgtttttctttgtaaatcccaaaatcttcctataaatgtatgtatgaatgcttctcgtctttttcagtcacacgaagcctttataaatgagctccccgattaatctgtttacatgaaaacatcttaattgcgttaaggcatgtaaacgtagccacctaacgaaaggtaaccacgtgacttagcagactgcatgttcctcatctcctctgtatggaccatagagctgtgtatcggagagtctgacaacacgctacgtttcaagatacaggcattacaattcaatgcgctgctctattttgccattctttttttaaaaaatcttcttttagaaaaacatggcacattatagagagcacaccaccaaatggatgaaatctgagtaaaaacatttgatttttaacgcaatcagaataaaggggtctgcatttatcactgtccctgtaacaatccagcatcgtagcactacagctatttcggattcagccaacgaataacgttgctagtcagcagccttgtgcaagctactgaaaattgctaattaccaattactgcatataaaagtaattataataagggtgggattcgaccgtgtgtctgcctggggggtcgccggccaggatcgccagcagtttggacgtgtggttggtcatcaatgtgctgcatcagtgtctgctccctctgcctgacctgccctgtataattacataatcaaggaaaataacagtgggctaaaggttgcatagtgatcacagtaacatcgcgtcgatgttgaaatacatggtgcaaacaaaagtagtggaattacactgatgagttactaccaacactgctaggcagctaggtttgctaatgctaatgttagcagcgcacccatatgctgcttcctctcgcaagataaggcagcgttactgtcactgtgtaaatacaatgagatctctttggagcaagcctgtcgataccatgttaagtgtaaaaccacaagtaaaataccttaaaaataatagaaatatagatggtgctgaaccatggtgaacagtggagtcataacaggctgtgcgttgtgttcagtcacctttcactgtaaattacacatgggttcacaatcttttgtgtctgctctgaatccctcagggctggagtgaaaactccattcacactaacatggtgctaaggggtattgggtagtcatgattctatcctttttggatgcaatttattttactgatttaaataagttttaaaaaatttcaaaatataaggatagctcattgtatccaaagggatgtgccaagcttgcagtgttgatgtgctgccaccttctgggaaaacgatgaactgattttcagattaagaacatgtatggttttctggtatcaggtgagaaccgttcatgctgcgaacctatgcttatgggttagggttaagcttgggtctagagctcagggtacgtccaggcttggaggccaagggtaaggtctctctttccccatgtaagcattgaatgatgatccagcaccagggcttgggtaagtcaccacgagttgggagcctcattccccaggtaaaggatgaacgatCTCCATCTAGCCCGGGGattctggtgaacctctccttatgctggaagcctcctccctcaggtaagggtttaagaatctcgcggtacttccattgagccttggggttctggataaaaatcccagggccatcCAACTGTAGTAGTGTAGAATTTTGCGGGTAGgacttgttgattatttccggtaagtgtgtgtggggacccctagtgtgtggaggcgtcattggcgtttcccggtccggtaactccccttccgcaccgcagtggtctgccgtggtacgctggcatgctggctgaggttcacacttattctgtgtcttggtgggaggtttggctgttttaattagcgttaatcctctgcttgatttaaatggctaatggtaatattttatattgcagtgtttctctggtgtctgtgttgcagctccagtggttgcaagttattctggtgactaggcctatagctacttgtcagttgctttacttgatgtgttttaattgtagttacggttgttgccaggattacagtttcagttgctcgtcagcttcagtttatgcctcttccagcaggtttgtcagacaataatagtttgaacctgcactgtggctgctgtgtttcctacgtcagtttttcttttccgtctgtcttgtcttgtcctcagccggtccgatgtcgcccaacaactgctgcttgaagctcctgatcctcggtgggacatcggcgatgtgctgggagccttggaacgcgctaaggatcgtcgcaccttttcctgcatttggagctgtttcacTCCCTAGTTctgcgacttaacagactttaggccgccctttctttctgtttgggactgatacagagggacagcctgtattctgttactcattgtttgcactcttcatagttttcaacactcagattcttggttagattgtggtattttctgggaggctgagcagtggctgcctcgattgatctggctgactaagatttgattggtctggggtggtggtgttcacactttcaccttgtgcagtatatttgtgtggggatcagtgtggtggagcacaggtgtgtgtgtgcgtgtgtgtgtgtgtgtgtgtgtgtgtgtgcgtgtgtgtgtgtgtgtgtgtctgtgtgtgtgtgtctgtgtgtgtgtgtgttagtttaggggactctattcccccttttgatcaactTCCCCGGACACCTGTCTCTTGCTTGGGTTTAGTCAGCCggtggccaaaggctggttgctggtttattttttaaggttgttgatgctaaagcgcttgtcttgtttctttgttttatattttcaacaacctgttaatagtacaaacacgtctccagctccattcggtaaatgaacttgtgtgctcttaatttagagtaatttttcctgtggtgaaattccccaggtggtgtagtcgtgtccttgtactactgaccgctctctgccacaaacactttactctgaacctaaccctaatcctaaacctaaccatagccccaaacgtcatgtcctgccacctccctgacgtggctctaataagccatgcctgctgctcgttggtctcgtgtctcgttccatccctcatgttaaacactcccagctacttccagtctgttcccttgttattcctgtataagtgcttcctggccctgtgttcgccattgatgtggtgccctccatgttgcttgttccctagcctcccatcttgatcccagtaaatcccagtttattgtctgacaacacctgctcccagagtcgttcatcctggcacccaacagactgacggaactcgacaagccccagtaggttccccaggtccctactgccgatcactgctgcttgtgtccagcatacctaatgtcgctggttcaggccgcagtacatctttgcccagagagaatggcccatctctgacggatggca includes:
- the LOC125728139 gene encoding uncharacterized protein LOC125728139 gives rise to the protein MSIVKTTVNLQRIDWLLPTGAVSVRIAPEYIPGPVGRGQTSSSDAGRRKKCRTRPPAASSLTTSASPGSAAIPVATSRGQQGTGRRRKTAGGRSGRRRRYDQQKGLEPKPSSPTFSSSSFLFPSSVPSPFVSSPFLFMGSSVLSPHLVTPVSPAPHPFSAPGMVHLTPLLQAPAQAVAASSHLEKFYWLYNYYVTKYSKMTYDAKCFTEYWCQEFWNRHLNEINLAKQGKNEDNEGTHSTKRRRIDEDEFIFPIDALEQLSTMPRAQEMGVEMGYQSDAHSYISL